Proteins encoded within one genomic window of Cucumis sativus cultivar 9930 chromosome 3, Cucumber_9930_V3, whole genome shotgun sequence:
- the LOC101215315 gene encoding probable aquaporin NIP-type: MATKIDGIEDEEISKLEEGIVVSAVARFCPSNLVVIIQKVIAELIGTYFVIFGGCGAVVVNKIYGSVTFPGICVVWGLIVMVMVYSVGHVSGAHFNPAVTLTFALFRRFPFWQVPIYTGAQLMGSLLASCTLDLMFEVTPEAFFGTVPVGSNVQSLVIEIIITFLLMFVISGVSTDNRAVGELGGVMVGMTILLNVFVAGPISGASMNPARSLGPAIVKRQFKGLWVYMLGPLIGAVAGGFVYNLMRYTDKSLREITRSTSFLTGTHKS, translated from the exons ATGGCCACAAAGATCGACGGAAtcgaagatgaagaaatttcAAAGCTTGAAGAAGGCATTGTCGTTTCCGCCGTTGCTCGTTTCTGTCCCTCCAATTTAGTCGTCATCATCCAAAAG GTAATCGCGGAGTTGATCGGGACGTACTTCGTGATCTTCGGGGGATGTGGGGCGGTGGTGGTGAACAAAATATACGGATCAGTGACATTTCCGGGAATCTGTGTGGTTTGGGGATTGATTGTAATGGTAATGGTGTATTCGGTGGGACATGTCTCTGGAGCGCATTTCAACCCTGCTGTTACTCTCACATTCGCCCTTTTTCGTCGCTTCCCCTTCTGGCAG GTACCAATATACACAGGAGCTCAACTAATGGGGTCCCTTCTCGCAAGCTGCACATTGGATCTAATGTTTGAAGTGACCCCAGAAGCCTTCTTTGGGACAGTGCCCGTTGGATCCAATGTTCAATCTTTGGTTATTGAAATTATCATCACATTTCTCTTGATGTTTGTCATCTCTGGCGTCTCCACTGATAACAGAGCC gTAGGAGAATTAGGTGGAGTTATGGTTGGAATGACCATTCTCTTGAATGTTTTCGTCGCCGG GCCGATTTCGGGAGCTTCTATGAATCCAGCTAGGAGCCTTGGACCAGCAATAGTGAAACGGCAGTTTAAAGGATTATGGGTTTACATGTTAGGACCCTTGATCGGAGCGGTCGCCGGCGGATTTGTCTATAACCTCATGAGATACACAGACAAGTCGTTACGGGAGATCACCAGAAGCACCTCATTCCTCACCGGCACCCACAAATCATAA